AAAAAACAAGTAATTAAAATGGCTTATCCTTGTTCCATCAATACCAATTTTTAACAAAAAATTGGAGGTAAGATCGATATGTATTCAATCCTGCTATTTCTAGAATTTAAATATGATTAAAAACTCAACAATTAATATGTCGAGCTGATATGAATCTCATTAAATGAGAGACGATTTAAGTACTAAGATTTGGATCGAAAAAAACATGTATTAGCACTGTTCGGTAAAAGGCTTTTAGTCTTGACTATGAGATAGCCAATAGAAATTTATATGCTAATGCCTTATCGAAAACATCGACAATACTTTTGAAAGAAGGTAACAGCCTTTAAGCGTTGAAGAAGGTAAACCTCGATTTTTACTTAAAATGGCGGAACAAAAACAAGGGTAAAAATCGTCCCCATTTTCATTTCTGACTGAACATCGATAGTGATATGATGAGCTTTTAAGATACTAAGGGTACTCGCTAGCCCAAGCCCCACTCCTGCTTTTTTGGTTGTAAAGTATGGTTCAAAAAGGTGTCCCTGCATATCTGCGGGTATACCAGTTCCATTGTCTTGAATTTCAAGAATTCCGTCGTTGAATGAAATCCTAAGGTGACCTTCGGGGCTTTCGCTCATCGCTTCAATGGCGTTTACAAGTAGATTAGTAAGTGCAATCGATAGTTGCTCGAAATTTAAAGGAAACACGAAATTCTCTTTTGTAATTTCCGTAGTTACCTGAATGCCATTTAACTTCGCTCTGTCTATGATGGTAGAAATAGCAAATGCTATAACATCTTGAACATTACTTACTTTAAGGTCAAACTCTTGATTTTTTGCACTATTTAGAACCTTGCTTATGATCTCATTGATACGAACAGCATTACGCTTTATCATATCAAGGAAAACCTTATTCTCTTCGTCTTTGATGCTAAACTCAATACTCTCAGTGGCCATAGAAATACTTGAAAGCGGATTTCGGACTTCGTGAGCAAGTGTTCTCATTAGTCTTGCAGTTGCCTCCATTTTTTCGTTCAATATCCGAGCTTTCTCTGCTTTTTGTTCGTCTGTTTTATCTATGATAGTTCCATGAATAAAACTCTTCCCTATTTCATCTTTATGTAGATTACAAGAGATTAGACCAAGCTTTTCTACTTCATCTTTGGTATGAACAGAGACAAATAAATTCATGATGCTTCCGTTTTTGGCTACACCACTTTTTATTTTGCTTCTATCAACTTCGTTTTTGATCAAATCCAAAACTGAGCCATCTAGTAGTTCGTCCTGCTTATATCCTGTAAATTTCTCTACTGAATTACTGACACTCAGCAGTTTAAAATCTGTATCTGCTATAAAAATAATATCCTGAGAATGCTCAATGACCGTTCGGTATTTCAATTCACTTTTGGTGAGTTCATTCCTTATTTGAGCTTGCTTGAGCGTATATCTAATACTCCTTTCGAGATTCGTAATAGTAAGTTCCTCTTTGACCAAATAGTCATATACACCTATCTCAGAAGCCTTCTTATCAATATCCTTATCTCCAAGTCCTGTAAGAAGGATAATGGGGGTTAATATTTTTTGATCAATGACCCATTGCGAGAGCGTAAGTCCAGTATTTTTACCCAAAAAGAAATCAAAAACGAAAAGGTCGAACGAAGTACTTTCTATGTGTTTTTCGGCAACTTGAAAAGAAGCTGCCCAAGTTACATCGAACTGGTAAGACCCCATTCGGTCCAAAAGGTCTACAAAAAGTAGACTGTCGTCTTCGTCATCATCTACAAGTAAAAGTTTGAGTTTTTGCATTCTAAATTTTAAATCCTGATGGCAAATTATGGAAAGTTGTATAACGAATGTTAAATGTACTCCGAGTTCGAATTAAACCCAAATAATAATAATTTTAAGGAGTAATTATTAGAGATTGTCTAGGTTCAACCAACGCTCTGCCAAAAAGTTTATATCTAAAATGTATCTTTTAAAACAAACAGGTTATTCATAAATGACGAGCAATTATGCAATCATGTAATAATCAAAAAGGTTTGGATTTTGACTGATCAATAGTGCTTTCCGTCTTCTAGGTATCAGGAGTTTTGTCTCGTTTTTTAGATGAATGTATCCATCATTAGAAACCTTTGAGATAAATGCCTTATTAACAATATTGGCCCTATCAATTCTAATGAAAGAGCCGCTGTTAAAGTGTTCTTCAAAAAACTTAAGGCAATAACCCGAAATGAGCTGCTTACCATCAGTAAAGTTTAAGATAGTATAATTGGACGAAGCTTCTAAATGACTGACTTGGGCTTTCAATATCCCCTTTAAAATTTTTGGTGTTTTCATGGCTATAAAGTTGTTCTTGTTTTCCAATGTAGCTCAAGCATGACACAATTGATAAAAACTAGGGTGGACAAAAAGTAGACATCCACTAAATCATTTAAACTCTTGTAAAAGAGCACCAATAACTCACTAATAACGAACTATTTATGAAAACCCAACTTAATAAGCTCAAATTAAAGACACCCCTCTGCACTTATCTACTTACTATGGATTGTGGCTGATCCAGGTTCAAAAATCACTAAATGGTAAATGTTTAGTTCGCTCGAATTAATACTTTAACAACGGCTTAATTAACATGGAAAGAAGAGAAACTAGTTAAAAGACAATCACTTCAAAAACTCAATAAAAAACCTTGAATGTCGCTCTCTTCTACATTCATTTTCTTACGTAATCGATAGCGG
This portion of the Spirosomataceae bacterium TFI 002 genome encodes:
- a CDS encoding PAS domain S-box-containing protein, whose protein sequence is MQKLKLLLVDDDEDDSLLFVDLLDRMGSYQFDVTWAASFQVAEKHIESTSFDLFVFDFFLGKNTGLTLSQWVIDQKILTPIILLTGLGDKDIDKKASEIGVYDYLVKEELTITNLERSIRYTLKQAQIRNELTKSELKYRTVIEHSQDIIFIADTDFKLLSVSNSVEKFTGYKQDELLDGSVLDLIKNEVDRSKIKSGVAKNGSIMNLFVSVHTKDEVEKLGLISCNLHKDEIGKSFIHGTIIDKTDEQKAEKARILNEKMEATARLMRTLAHEVRNPLSSISMATESIEFSIKDEENKVFLDMIKRNAVRINEIISKVLNSAKNQEFDLKVSNVQDVIAFAISTIIDRAKLNGIQVTTEITKENFVFPLNFEQLSIALTNLLVNAIEAMSESPEGHLRISFNDGILEIQDNGTGIPADMQGHLFEPYFTTKKAGVGLGLASTLSILKAHHITIDVQSEMKMGTIFTLVFVPPF
- a CDS encoding LytTr DNA-binding domain-containing protein codes for the protein MKTPKILKGILKAQVSHLEASSNYTILNFTDGKQLISGYCLKFFEEHFNSGSFIRIDRANIVNKAFISKVSNDGYIHLKNETKLLIPRRRKALLISQNPNLFDYYMIA